From Prinia subflava isolate CZ2003 ecotype Zambia chromosome 32, Cam_Psub_1.2, whole genome shotgun sequence:
ACCTATATTTGACCTTGTCCACACTTGAATAAATAATCACACCAAGCCTGTTGTGCATTGCCAGAATCTCATCAATTTTATTTTGGCTGGAGCCTGGGAGACGCTCCAGGGGTCTCCCTCTGTCTCACACTGGGGACATTTGGGCGGCACTCGGGAGGAAGATGTCCCTGTGCCTCTAAAGCCACGGAATAATTGAACCATGGAAAATCCCTGGCTGAGACAGGGATGGAGTCTCTGCCTGGCCTGTGCTCCTCGCCCTGNNNNNNNNNNNNNNNNNNNNNNNNNNNNNNNNNNNNNNNNNNNNNNNNNNNNNNNNNNNNNNNNNNNNNNNNNNNNNNNNNNNNNNNNNNNNNNNNNNNNNNNNNNNNNNNNNNNNNNNNNNNNNNNNNNNNNNNNNNNNNNNNNNNNNNNNNNNNNNNNNNNNNNNNNNNNNNNNNNNNNNNNNNNNNNNNNNNNNNNNGAGCGCGCCGAAAGGGGCGGGGCTCGGGCCCGCGGGGGGCGGGCTGGGGGCGGGGCCCGGCTCAGCCGCCATGTTGGGAGCAGCTCCGGGTGCCCCCGGCCCCTccgcagctctgctggagcccctcaggccctgcagggctccgagcTCTCCccggagccttcccttctccggGGGAACATCCCCGGCTCTCCccggagccttcccttctccggGGGAACATCCCCGGCTCTCCccggagccttcccttctccggGGGAACATCCCCGGCTCTCCccggagccttcccttctccggGGGAACATCCCCGGCTCTCCccggagccttcccttctccggGGGAACATCCCCGGCTCTCCccggagccttcccttctccggGGGAACATCCCcggctctcccagcccggctcccgAGGGGCTCCAGTTCGTGAGGGGGACGGAGATTCCCGGCTTGAGGGGGACGGAGACCGCCCCACAGCGGGGCCTGCTCCGGCGTGAGGGGGACGGAGATAGCCcgggctgaggggacagcagctccccaTCCTCCGGGCGggggtcccagctctgcaggtggggtctcagctgagCGGGGCcgaggggcagaatccccccggagctgctgcccacgccgggctcagcccagggcacctCTGGGGCCGTGTCCAGCCTCTCCCGCACCCACACGGTGCCCGCTGCGGGAGCTGTGGGGGTGACATCAATTACACCAAATGAACAATCCCGCAGTGTTTTAGTTTTTAACTTGCTCGTGGTCACTCTAAcgttataatttttattatcaCAAGgtgagggctggcagggccatGCAGGtgcaaaaaagaaagatgaaatcCTGCAGGAATCAGCCGTGGGCGCGGGCAGGAGGCGGCCCCGGGCCGGTGCCAGCGCGGCTGAGGGGTGCCCGTGCCTTCCCCGCGGCATTGCTGCTgccggcagccccggctgccGTGCCCGCACACTCTGCCCAGCGCCTCCTCCCGTGGCCGCGCTCCGGCCGCGGCCCCCGGCCCGCGCTGCCCTCGGAACCGGCCCCGTTGGAGCCGCTGCGGGCCGGCAGGAGCCGCGGGCCGATGCTTCTCCCGACAGACGAGTTCTCCCGGCTGCAGGAGCCGCAGGAGCCGCCGGGCTGCTGCCCCCTCCTCAcgccggggctgcccctgcccgtTTCCCGGCgtgtggctgcccctgcccgcCGTGCCCCGGCTCCGGGCAGCTCCGAGCAGGGCGAGCGCAGCCCCGGGGCCGTCGCCGAGCCGGGGCCGTTCCTGCCTCAGGGACTGCGGGGCACAGGGATGGCCCCGGCCGCTCCTTCGCCCCTGGGCCGGGCACCGGGTCCCAGCAGGGTCAGCAGAGGGGGAGCTCGGACCAGGGGTGCCCGGGCACTGGGGTTGCAGCTGGCAGCGCCCTCCTCGCCGGGATCCGGGAGAGCCGAGCCCAGCCCTGCGGCTTTCCAGGATAttcccagccaggacagggccCCGGGGGGGTCTCGGTGGCCCCTGGGCCAGGGGGGGCAGCGGGGGGGATTTTCCACGctggccctgggctgctgggagctgtttgCAAGTGCCCGAGGGGGTTgtggcaggcaggcagagattTCCCACTGTTCTGCCTCCTTGCTGGGCCTGATGCGCAGGATGTGGTGGCGTGTgcctctccctggagctgttcaAGTGTTTGGAATAAACCCTGAGGGTCGTGTGCGTGACGTGGCCACCCTGCTCCTTGTCCCTCGGGCCTGCCCAGACCCATTCCCTGCAGTTGGGGGCCGTGTCCTGCTCTTGCGGGGCTCCCCAGGATGACAATCGGGGCACGCTTTGGATCGGAAGGCGCCTTCAAggccacccagtgccacccgtTCCTGCTGTCCCTCCGTGTGCCAAGGTCCGGTGTCCCTGCGGTTTGTTTGTGACTCGTTGGGCAAGCAAAGATCAGTCAGAGCATCTGAAGTGATTTTTGCCACTTTTATTTTGGCCTTACCTTTGGCAGGCCGGGGCGATGGCCAAAGCCCTGCGGTTTGGAGGGGCCGGCACGGTCCCTCCGTGCCCCGGCGCTTCTCGGTCCGAGCCTCTGCAGAGCCGGGGccggccggggccgctcccgtTTGGAgggggcgggcgcggagcgggaACTGCCCGGCCCCGAGGGCAGCGCCGCGTTccgggggaaggtgtccctgtgcctctAAAGCCACGGAACAATTGAACCATGGAAAACCCCCAGCTGAGACAGGGATGGAGTCTCTGCCTGGCCTGTGCTCCTCACCCTGGGGGAAGGCCGGGGGCTTTGTGCTTTGTTCGCATTTTCGTTGCCAGTGACTCCTTGGGAGAGTCAAGGATCAGCCAAATCATCAGCCAAATTATCAGCCCAATCAGTTTATGTGTTGGTAGATGTAATGATTTAGGGATGCTCAAGGGGtctgtgtccctctgtgcccaggggatgtctggaggggctgtggggaagtTTCCCTGCCCCTCTCACCCCACGGGATGATCGGGGACGTCTCCATCCTTCTCACCCTGGGAAAATGTCGGGGGTCTCCATCCTCATTGGGGTGAGGGGATCAGCTcatccccatctcctccccttGCTGGGGCGGCGGCGTTGTCTGTGTCCGTGCCGAGCTCAGAGCGGCTGCAGGTGTCACCCGGAGCAGAGGCACCAGTGGGGTGTTCCCCACAGCCCTTGTTGTTCCTCTTGGGCCGGGATGAAGATTTTCTGTGGGAATTGGGAGGCTCAGGCGGTGTCCATCGTCCTCCTGGGcagtggctggggctgggtggtTTGTGTTGGTGCTCACTTGAGTTTGAGGTGGGGGCGGGCCCTGAGGAGCGGAGTTCCTGCTGGGGCCTCCGCACCCTCTGCTGTTGCTCCTGGGCTAGGATCAGGATGTGCTGGGCTGATAAAGGCAGGCAGGTCATGGCCGTGCTGCTCCCTTGCGGGGCCCGAGGGGCTCCACTCCTGCTCACctggctggaggctgcaggaggggtcTGGAGCGGAGTTTGGGCGGGGTCTCCGCACCCCTTGGTGTTGCTGATCCTTGTCTGGGATCAGGGAGCTCAGTGAGAAttggggggaggggagaggggagagggggagaggggagagggagagggggaaaggggagagggggagaggggagaggggggagggggagaggggggaggggagagggggaagaggggaaagggggagaggggagaggggagaggggagagggggagggaggggggaggggagagggggaggggaggggagaggggagaggggagagggaggggagagggggagaggggggagggggagaggggggaggggagggagggagagggggagaggggagaggggagaggggagaggggagatggggagatgggagaggggaaaggggagaggggagatgggagaggggggagaggggaaagggaagggggaaagggtagaggggagaggggagaggggagacaGGAAATGGGAGAGGAGacaaggggagaggggagaggatggggtggagaggggacagggggaaggggagatgggagggaaggggaaatgaggtgagaggggatggaaagggagaggggaggggagggtaGAGGTGAGTGtagggagagagaaggggagaagaggggagaCAAGGGGtgtggagaggggaggggagagaggagaggaaaagggggaaggggggggtacgaggagggaagggggaaggggagaggcagggaggggaagggaaggggaaaggaggggaaaggaggggaagggaggggaaggggaagtgaaggggaggggaggggaaaggaggggaggggaagggagggaaagggaaggggaagggaaggcgggaagggaggggaagggggagagcagagctgtgcagagtgaagcaaagaggagcagagaggacaggacaggacagaggaaAGCCAAGTCGAGTCAAGGAAAGTCTAGtcaagggaaggggaaggggaaggggaaggggaaggggaaggggaaggggaaggggaaggggaaggggaaggggaaggggaaggggaaggggaaggggaaggggaagggagtcAAAGGAAGGAAAGTCAAGTCAAGGAAAGTCAAGTTAGGTCAAGGAAAGTCAAGTCAAGGAAAGTCAAGTCAGGTCAAGGAAAGTCAGGTCAAGGAAAGGAGAGTCAGGTCAAGGAAAGGAGAGTCAAGGAAAGTCAAGTCAGGTCAAGGAAAGGAAAGTCAAGGGAGATCAAGGAAAGTTAAGGAAAGTCAACAAAAGGAAATTCACCGAAAGAGAAGGAAAGTCAAGTcgaggagagaagagaagaggaagaggaagaggaagaggaagaggaagaggaagaggaagaggaagaggaagaggaagaggaagaggaagaggaagaggaagaggaagaggaagaggaagagaagagaagagaagagaagagaagagaagagaagagaagagaagaggaaggaacAGGACAGGAGCGGAGCTGCGCAGACGCGAAAGAAGcggagcagagaggagagcagagcacagcacaggagagtgCGGGAGAGCGCGGGAGcggagagaagagaggagaggagaggacaggacaggacaggacaggacaggagaggacaggacaggacaggacaggagaggacaggagcGGCGCTGCGCAGACAAGAAagaagcagagaggagcagagagaaaagcataggaaaggagaggggaggggaggggaggggaggggaggggaggggaggggcgggaaggggaggggaggggaggggaggggaggggaggggaggggaggggagggaaggggaggggagggaaggggaggggaggggacggggagaggggaggtggaagagggaaggggaggggagtAAGGAGAGTGGAGGGGACAGGAAAAAGGTGGGAGGGGGAGAATGGAAGGACtgggaggggaagagaagggagacGAGGGGAGTGGGGATGAGGTgcggaggggaggaggggaggggagtggtgggggcaggaggggagagagagCGTAAAGGACTAGAGGAGAGTGGAGGGACGGGGGAAGACGGGAGGGGGAGAATGGAAGGACTGGAAGGGGATGACAGGGGAGTTGAGGGGAGCGGGaatgagaggagaggaggggagagaggggacgggaggggaaaggaggagtgaggagggcagaggggaaaggggagagggcagaggggaaacggcagaggggaaaggggagagggcagaggggaaaggggagaggggaaaggggagagggcagaagggaaaggggagagggcagagggaagcagagcgggcagagcagggcagggccgggcgcTGAGCGGAGCTGGGCCGGGCCGAGCGGCGCTGCCCCAGAGGAGCTGAAGCGGCTccgcccgctccgctccgccgctgccgccgccgccgctcagCGCCGCTGCTCgcggccgggccccgccccgTCTCCCTTGACGACAGCCAATGGGAGCCGAGCATGGCGCTGGGGGCGGGGCCAGCGGCGTTCCACGCTGTGAGCGAACACACAGCGGGCGTGGCCGCAGCGGCACCGAGCGATCTGATTGGTCGCCAGGCGGAGCGCGCCGAAAGGGGCGGGGCTC
This genomic window contains:
- the LOC134562999 gene encoding uncharacterized protein LOC134562999 isoform X2, whose product is MARFSLTGGENSSEGSVAPRFYIPPTRISNTKGCGDPAQTPLQTPPAASSQVSRSGAPRAPQGSSTAMTCLPLSAQHILILAQEQQQRVRRPQQELRSSGPAPTSNSKNLHPGPRGTTRAVGNTPLVPLLRVTPAAALSSARTQTTPPPQQGEEMGMS
- the LOC134562999 gene encoding uncharacterized protein LOC134562999 isoform X1, with product MARFSLTGGENSSEGSVAPRFYIPPTRISNTKGCGDPAQTPLQTPPAASSQVSRSGAPRAPQGSSTAMTCLPLSAQHILILAQEQQQRVRRPQQELRSSGPAPTSNSSEHQHKPPSPSHCPGGRWTPPEPPNSHRKSSSRPKRNNKGCGEHPTGASAPGDTCSRSELGTDTDNAAAPARGGDGDELIPSPQ